A region of the Antedon mediterranea chromosome 4, ecAntMedi1.1, whole genome shotgun sequence genome:
TATTCCGGCAGACATCAAGTGGAAGTGTACATCATGGAATATTGTCTTGAAGatcgaatctttatatttctgttttcttttcaGCACTGATCCGCATGCCGTTGTGAAGCCATCAAATAAGAAAAAACGCAAACTTATTAAAGCAATACTTAGATCAGATAAGGAGAGAAACGCTATGCAAGGtggtattttatttcatcaatttacaaatgaaattgtgactttgaaaataaaaatgacagCTGTCCAACAAGTATATTTACCTCCACCAAGGAGGTTATGTAGTCGATCGCATGTGTTTGTTATTGCCAGATCTTTACCAAATTGAGgccacagatagatatgtggtcaagaaCCACTCCATTTAaggaggcaatccggaccaggATCCCatttctggaccacttttttagacctgctagtgttaaaagatatgAGACAATTTTCAAACTGAATAACTGACCTGTCATAACGAAACaactaaactaaaattgcattttctcgaaaaTTACTTGTCtataaaacttcatttttgtacaagaggcaagagttgtgatttgtaattttaaaacataattggatttaatgtacaggggtttttttatatgaatagttttaaaaaacctatttcttttcaaactCACCTGTTTGTTTTTTgccgttgctgttctattgttagtcaactgaaaccaTTGTTAGTAGACAGACTGGTTACATAACCATAACCAAACTCACATACACAcggttgtagtgaaattagcctaatcgtacacagcattaagacacaaaaataaaaaaaaaggtatatacattttttttggtgaagTTTCAAGTTCTAGTTCGAttatgtattacattttaattcaatttgtttCAGTGGAGGTTGTCAATGACACATTATCACGGAAAGGAAAGAAAAAGAAGTCATCGGATGCTGGAGTTGAGGCAATGGAGACATGAAGATCTTTCCATTTGGGTTTTAAAGGCATTATAGTATGTGTactttaaatttaaccaaatgaGTGGcacattttcaaattttgaaaatattcatttgtgACTTTCTTGGCACTTGCTGCTCATGGGCATTGCTTAATGTGAATGATTGTATTTAATATGACTATTGTTGTGTGCTTTATAACAAAGCATAAATAACAAGTCTTTCGCATTCTGAGAAAGATGCTgcaagaaagaagaataatactgTATCAAATAAGGTTATCATTACCTAGGAAAATcatacattatttgtttatttgaagaaaaaacatttttaaagaagtaaaagtaagaaaaaaaaattgatattaaaaattCGCCCAAATCATTTATTGTACTGTGACATGGTTTTTACGAGGTTTTTAATTTTTGGCGACAACGGCGCTCTCTATTTTATGTATagactatagagggcgcatcTCCAATAACAACTGAATCAACAACTTACAACTGCGAAGCGAATTAAGCTTTTAAATATACGCTTTTTTCTTagttttgattattatttacagCAAGACAGTGTTGAATTCTGTGTGCAGAATATGTAGTGTGAGtagatttcatattttaaatccTAGGCTAGATAGGAAgccaaggctaggcctagctaggctagcttaTTGGGCTACGTCAATAGACTACTACTAGCCTGgggtaggctagctagctaggcctagctaggctgagTAGTAGGTAACAGTAGGTAAGCCTTACATTATTCTCTGCTGGTGAGGACTGGCTAGGCCTATGTTAGGATACGTACATACTATAATAGGCCTAACCTAGAGGACATCCTGGACTAcaactaggcctaactaggtctaggacctagcctagctagggtggagggtaggcctagcttaggctagtagtagtagtagtagtagaaggCTAGGCatcctagctagctaggctagagtagggctagcctaggcctatgttatagtaggcctatatgtaggGCCTAACTAGGTACGGTAGGaagcctacctagctaggcccctatttatactactactaggcatagGCTACATCATGATCATGTGatttattatataggcctaattataaagCCTTGTTGTAgttcttattaataattaacactGTCATTAGGTAGGTCTAAGTGTTAGACTGTCTGGGGGTAGGTAGGTAACGCAATCAAGACGcaagttataaataaattttacaaaatatttgttgtatGTCATTGTTATTATATGTTGGTACTGTAGTAAATAATgtcatgaggtaatttcccgattgatcgtaatcaattcggtactgggtttggtctactagcgttcctgctcccaaccagtacatccattcatagaagccttaatgaagtaagcctacctggtggtggccatagaacggtcccgagataacgactatacttcggctttagtcgatagaagattgaataaattgttagagatagagtatacgatgttatgattatgtgtatttatgtgatttgttctttttattcaaatgatgttatgtatttaataaatttgttaggcctagcctaatatcttttttattaatataataataataatatattaaaaatttattaaataatattcatcgcataatatgcaatctactataatttaattaattgatataggctaggcctaacaaatttattaaatacataacatcatttgaataaaaagaacaaatcacatatctacacataatcataacatcgtatactctatctctaacaatttattcaatcttctatcgactaaagccgaagtatagtcgttatctcgggaccgttctatggccaccaccaggtaggcttacttcattaaggcttctatgaatggatgtactggttgggagcaggaacgctagtagaccaaacccagtaccgaattgattacgatcaatcgggaaattacctcatgacgtaaataatattcatcgcataatatgcaatctacgataatttaattaattgatataacaaatttattaaatacataacatcattggaataaaaagaacaaatcacatatctacacataatcataacatcgtatactctatctctaacaatttattcaatcttctatcgactaaagccgaagtatagtcgttatctcgggaccgttctatggccaccaccaggtaggcttacttcattaaggcttctatgaatggatgtactggttgggagcaggaacgctagtagaccaaacccagtaccgttttgattacgatcaatcgggaaattacctcatgacgttatataggcctaggtgcCGACATAGGACTCTAGCAGGAATGTACTTTCTAGTCATTTCTCACATTCAAAATCTACACTTTTGCACTAACAAACTTTTCCTATTTCTACATCCTAAactgcttttttatttttctaccatCATACCTTCTATAATTTCATCCTTTATCTATTATACGATATAAACAGCATTACACGCGTACATCGTAACGCGAGCATTTCATTCTATACGCATACGCACTTTTATCGAACATAATTTAAACCAAACCAAATCATACATACAACGATAAGACATCAACCGATTCAGTTCAAAACCAGTTTaaggtaaacattttaaatttaaattaatttatgtttctatccactctaccattttcatataaagatattgtggaaccacgtcaggtcaagttcaatattgaatatcgaaacgtggcaggctgaaggcgcttgacctttgacaagatcgcctaaatttttaatatattaactttacaatacttagtgttgtatattctggtacagccgctccataatctctttgcttttcttccttatatctatttttttaatttatactaacaaataccttttttttttttttatatataataataataatatatcaaaaatttattaaataatattcatcgcataatatgcaatctacgataatttaattaattgatataacaaatttattaaatacataacatcattggaataaaaagaacaaatcacatatctacacataatcataacatcgtatactctatctctaacaatttattcaatcttctatcgactaaagccgaagtatagtcgttatctcgggaccgttctatggccaccaccaggtaggcttacttcattaaggcttctatgaatggatgtactggttgggagcaggaacgctagtagaccaaacccagtaccgttttgattacgatcaatcgggaaattacctcatgacGCCATATTGTTGATAGGGCAGGCCAaattataatatgaatattGATTGATAAATTAGTTCTCTACACTCTTCTCTTCAGGCTGATAAAGCAACCACCATGGAAGTTGagaaatcaataaataatgaaaCGGTAATAAATACGACTGATGAATTGAATGCTACAACAGAGGGTGAAAATCCAAAAGAGTTACCAGCAGAACGAAGGACACaagaaaacatcaaagtggaaaGTATTGATAGAGAAGATTTACAGAGAAAAGctggtgaaaaacaaaatacatcaaGAATTATGGTAATCAAGGAGGAACAAAGTGAAGATGAAAGAAGGGGAAATAATGTTTCCGAGAAGCACAACAGTGAGCACACTTTTTAACATTCTATAACCAGTTGAAAGAAGATAAGATATCCTAAAAATATAAAGAACtacaaaaaaaagatataaaaattgtaataacattttacattatataaatataatgcaAGATTTCGATATATACACAAAGGTTCAAAATTCAACGTatgtacaattttaaaaatacaaacaaataacgtaacatacaataaatataaatcttataaatcaattattgataaattgatttattattatttcagcaAAAGAGGATAGAGAGGTTCAAAAGAATGCGGGAACAGAGAAATCACAATCTAAAAATGTTGACACACCATCAGAAGGTGATAATCGTAGCATAGCGCCACTAAGTCGTGCTACTACGATTGATAATGAACTCTTTGAGAATGACTGCGATTTCCCAACACCAGATTACGATCAATTTTTGAAGGATGAATCTTTCATTGGCAGTGAGCCAGACAGAATGGTAGTCGGCAGACAACTTCTGAGCAGAGAAAGTACCAAAAGCGTTACGTTTGCAGCTGATGTCAAGGGAAATAAGAAAGAGGATGTTTATCATAAGGTGGGTTTTGTTGGTGAATAAATAACTGGTAAAGTAAGGTTTGGAAAACACTATATAATTCCAAAACGAAACTAGAACGACACTCCAAGAGTTTATACCTCCTCCGTAATATTCTCCTGCATACAAATTTTTATTAGTGCTATGaactaacaatagcttcagttgactaataTTAACAATAGAATAGCAACGCCTAAAACAAActggtgaatttgaaaagaaatagttttttttaaactacttgtatcaaaaaacctgtacattaaatctaaatatgttttaaaattacaaatcacaaattataactcttgtctcttatacaaaaatgaagttgtttggacaagtagttctcgagaaaatgcaatttcagtttacttgttactttattAAGACtgcttttaacactagcaggtctgaaaataatactaaaaagtggtccaaaattgggaccgtggtcctgattgcctccaaaatgatgatgtcatgatatcactaccatatttgggaatattactaccatatttgagcagatcacattttttgtcaaactagtttgatagtgtagacagagctttataatattttataattcagTTATTAAACCCTTGTTAATTTTAGGCAATGGAAAAGACAGCTGCTGAGTTGTTTAAAACAGCTGTAAGTAATGAGAaaataatggaagcaaaaatgAAACAAGATGAACAGATTGGACAAGTGGACACAGAAACATTAGCGACAGATTTTTTTGGCGGTGCTAAGTACAAAAGAGTAGGAATTGATGATGTCGTACGTCGCAAAGCGGAGGAGCAGTAAGTAATCAAATGTTTACATATTTGTTGATTTAAGAAAGGAGCACTGCAACCATAATATCGGTACATGGTCAAGGCAAGTCTTCTCTGATAAAGGCCAGTGTACACATCTTGTTCATACGTGTTCAAAAAACATTTCTGAAAGAAAATAGGATTTTTATCCTGGTGTTCACCTCAGCTCCTGTCCTTTATCACTGTCTTGGGCACAATTCTTACAGAAAAAACAAGGCCCTATGTCCCAATTGGATAAAAATGAACTCTAAGTCTAAGTTACAACAAAATTCTATTTTCAAATcacttattttcaaatgtaataCAAATGTATTGTTATAAAAGTATTGGTACCTACATGTgggtaatatttttattattatgtttcagTTTTGAGCGAGGGCGCCAACTGTCAGCGATGCGTGAACACAGTAAAGCTATTCTATGCTTTAACAAGGCGTTAAACTTGCAACCAAAGAATGTTGTGTTCTACGTGCATCGCGCTGAAGCTTACCTACAACTCTGTGATTTCCAATCGGCCATTTTAAATCAGAAGAGAGTGTGCGTATTAGATCCAGACAATGATAAATATTACAGCAAGTTGGCTTTTATGTATTACTTTCAAGGCCAGGTTCTGTTTGATCAGTGCTTGTATACGGAATCATTAGAAGCATTCTCAAAAGCCTCTGAGATGAGACCAGAAGTTGTGGCATATCACACAAGAAGGTAGGTCTTTCCTCTCCCTTAAATACCAAGATTGTCATGTATCTGTCTAcgttatcaaactaatttgaaaaaaaaaatgtgatgtgcccaaatatggaagtgatatgcttaaatatggtagtgatatgcttaaataaggtggtgatatgacatcatcatgtccatatataggcacatcatatttttggtcgcataaagtttgatagtatagacagtgCTTTAGATTGGTAGTAACCTGACCATCCAACAAACTCTTAATGTCATCGGAATCTTTGTTTCTGCTGTTTatgaaatggaaataaattgttttcatattaCTACTACTTCTATGGAAAAAAGGGactataataacaatttgtGGGTGGGTAGGAGAACAAAATATAGAAGGTCTACCTTAGCATTAATAACCTGGCATGAAAATTTTGGTTAGAATTCTCCTAACTAGGGTGCATTATCTTGATGTGCATTGTTTGAATGTTACTGTGTATAGTATACAATTATGTCAGTATGGAAACACATCTTAACTTAGCTCCCTGACGCAAAGATAGTTGACAGTATTTTTACACCTATCGTCGGTGTTTCTCTACAATGTATATAAACATagatttcaaatataaaatgttaagctctgtctacactataaaattattttgacaaaaaagtgatatacccaaatatgtcCCTGATATGCCTATACTTGGTAGTGATttgacacatcacatttttttgtaacataaagtttgatagtgtagacagacctttaacaatatattttatttgattgtttGGTATAGTGTTGCTTGTTTGTCAGCGCTTCAGAGGCATGGTGAATGTTTAGCTCTCGTTAACAAAAGACTGGAAGTTGAACATGATAACCCAGACCTGTACATAATGCGAGCAAGGCTGCATCACCTCTTTAGAAATGTAAGTTTTCTCTACTGTAAAGGTACACTTAAAAAATCTAccaaattaatacagtactaccTTTTAGGAAGCATAACCATTTTCTAGGTTTGTTACTCGATTATTTGATGGTATTTCACTCAAGTCTAGTATGAGCAAGTGAAGTTGTGGCTTAGTGGTTGTGAAGTCCTGTCATGTCAGGATTTTctctaatgacaatttacaactccactcctaaaTACTTATAATAAGACTTTGggtatgtagagcatcttgtgtatatgtagTTAACTTGATAGCCACCATTAAttaattcgcttatggttatatTGTAGCACATATTAACATGAACGTTACAGTGCAATTGCGTGAATAACACAAACTATGTACGTGTTCTTTTTTCTACAGACAACTCTTTGTTACTACGATTTAAAAGACGCCCTCAGTCTTGACCCGAATCAGGAAGAAGCAAAGACATTAATGAAGCAACTTGAAGAAAAAGCGGACGAGTATCGTAGCAACTGCATTCAACAACAACTTCAGGGAAGGTTTAAGGATGCGTTACAGAAGATTACTAACGCTATTGACTACAATCCTACCGTACCCGAATATCATATACTAAGGTAGGTCATTAAAGAAACAGTAGAGGTGATTATATACAAGTATATAGTAACTTAAATCATACTAAATATTTCGTGGATGTGTTCTTTCCGGAGTTGGTAAAATTCTTAGTTAAAAATGTCTTTTTCAATcaataagaaaattaattagaATATATCATTTAAcctaataatcaatattatataacacccaATTAAATTCAtgtaatttgattggacaattgtgTAGTATGTGTAGTATAGTATGCATTATTTAATGATCGTTAATCAATGTACCTTCACACTCTACTAAACAGaataaattagtaaaataataaatattgcaatatttattaatttgtgaATTCACAGGGGTGCACTCCATCGCAAGCTTCACGACTTTAACGCCTCGATCGATGATTACTTGTTAGCCATGGATAAATCGGGTCACGATGAACAAGATGCGATTTATATGGATGCACAGCGCCAACTTCTGTTGACCTATAACGACTTCTCAGTTGAATGTTTTGTGCGGGGTCATTACAACGAAGCCGTGGTGCTGCTGAACAAAGCGATTAAGGGTGAAAAAAGAGAGAAAGGTCTTTATATTAACAGAGGAGGTAAggagacattttattttattacgaTTAAATCTGTAACCTCTTGactgaaataaattattatattaaatggtTTTACTACAGTAGAACTCCTGCTTTTGACACTTCTATTAAGGCGACACTTTTTTGGGTCCTGATGCTACCTCCTTAAAAAACACTTAAATCCATGGTGCTTTTTCTGTTGGTCCGTTTTATAGATTGTTTCTTCCGACTGGGCGAGTTAAACTTCTCGCTCGCTGATTATCATCAAGCCCTCGAGTTAGACAACCTAGATTGCAACATACACTCGAGGATAGCTCGAGTGCATTTTGAGTTTGGACTACTTGACTACGAAGAGCACAATTTGCAGGAGTCTGAGGCCAGGTTTACTCTAGCAATGCAGCACAGCCCTAAGGTTGGCAGTTACTATGTGTACAGAGCTAAAGTTCGCTTTACAATGGAGGTATGCAAATAGATTTACGTTTTTAACATAATAGTATAGAAATTCTATGTAGAATtctctcctttgggacactaataataattaattaaggTTTTAcgtttttatattgtgttttacttttaaattgtattgtatgtttCTAAGCTcaggaaa
Encoded here:
- the LOC140047212 gene encoding uncharacterized protein C11orf98 homolog, encoding MPPSSKINRPKTDLQKNHAKRRRLKTIQKKKNKQKGQETVGKEESTILNYHRRRKRTDPHAVVKPSNKKKRKLIKAILRSDKERNAMQVEVVNDTLSRKGKKKKSSDAGVEAMET
- the LOC140047213 gene encoding tetratricopeptide repeat protein 16-like, which encodes MEVEKSINNETVINTTDELNATTEGENPKELPAERRTQENIKVESIDREDLQRKAGEKQNTSRIMVIKEEQSEDERRGNNVSEKHNTKEDREVQKNAGTEKSQSKNVDTPSEGDNRSIAPLSRATTIDNELFENDCDFPTPDYDQFLKDESFIGSEPDRMVVGRQLLSRESTKSVTFAADVKGNKKEDVYHKAMEKTAAELFKTAVSNEKIMEAKMKQDEQIGQVDTETLATDFFGGAKYKRVGIDDVVRRKAEEHFERGRQLSAMREHSKAILCFNKALNLQPKNVVFYVHRAEAYLQLCDFQSAILNQKRVCVLDPDNDKYYSKLAFMYYFQGQVLFDQCLYTESLEAFSKASEMRPEVVAYHTRSVACLSALQRHGECLALVNKRLEVEHDNPDLYIMRARLHHLFRNTTLCYYDLKDALSLDPNQEEAKTLMKQLEEKADEYRSNCIQQQLQGRFKDALQKITNAIDYNPTVPEYHILRGALHRKLHDFNASIDDYLLAMDKSGHDEQDAIYMDAQRQLLLTYNDFSVECFVRGHYNEAVVLLNKAIKGEKREKGLYINRGDCFFRLGELNFSLADYHQALELDNLDCNIHSRIARVHFEFGLLDYEEHNLQESEARFTLAMQHSPKVGSYYVYRAKVRFTMENQAGSRQDLLVALHLDPGHQDILALLPRLFPGKNVSDIIKSKAARNAKQTLDNAMITAAPVRLPAIHSATVASEECSGNSLVNSSTPQTVKLCMEEIEFNRIAAHNKKRVSNNVKKLLQDRQSLCYTGSKLTVQPAAQHVEMRGGHWKQDTSTSITGWRNYSHHSVSIRDVPT